In the genome of Candidatus Cloacimonadota bacterium, the window CATCGTCTGGATTTCTGCCGACGAGCGCCGCCTGCCGGTGAAGGTCCGCAGCGAGGTGGCCGTGGGCCACTTCACGCTGGAGCTGACCCGCATCGAGAACGTTGGGCCGGGCTGGAACGAATGAGCCGCCGGAAGCGCGAACTCCCGGCGGCCCATGGAAAGACGCTGAGCGGTCTCAGTAGCTTTCGGCGGGGAAGCTGACGACCACCTGTTCCTGGCCGGACTTGGCCTTGACGATCTCGCCGATGACGTAAGCCTCCAGGTCCATGCCCTTGAGCCTGTTGCGCACGTCCTCCTCCACGTCCTTGCCCACGATGAGCATGTAGCCCACGCCGCAGTTGAAGGTCTGGAGCATGGTCGGCCAGTCCAGCCCCCCCTGCTCCTTGAGCCAGCGGAAGACCGGGGGCACGGGCCAGGAACCGAAGCTGAAGCTCGCGGCCACGCCCTTGGGCAGGACGCGCGGCACGTTGTCGTAGAAGCCGCCGCCGGTGATGTGCACCATGCCCTTGATGGTCAGGTCGCGCAGCAGGTTGAGCACCGGCTGGACGTAGATCCGCGTGGGCTGGAGGAGCACCTCGGCCGCAGTCCGGGCTTCGTCGCCGGGGAAGGGGTCGGAGGGCTTCAGGCCGGAGGCGTCGAACACCTTGCGCGCCAGGGAGTAGCCGTTGGAATGCAGGCCGCTGGAGGCCAAACCCAGAATCCGGTCCCCAATGGTGATGGTCGAACCGTCCACAATGCGCCGGTCGTCCACGATGCCCACGCAGAAGCCCGAGAGGTCGTACTCCCCCTCGGCGTAGAAGCCCGGCATCTCGGCCGTCTCGCCGCCCAGCAGGGCGCAGCCGGATTGCTTGCAGCCGTCGGCGACGCCCGAGAGCACGCTCACGGCGCGCTCGGTGTCGAGTTTGCTCGTGGCGAAGTAGTCGAGGAAGAACAGCGGCTTGGCGCCCTGGACCAGGACGTCGTTGACGCTCATGGCCACGAGATCGATGCCGATGGTGTCGTGGCGGTCGAACTGGAAGGCCAGCTTGAGCTTGGTGCCCACGCCGTCGGTACCGGCCACCAGCACGGGGTTCTCCACGTTGTTCAGGTCGAGCTTGAACAGGCCGCCGAAGCCGCCGATGTCCGTGACCACACCCTTGGTGAAGGTTCCGGCAACCATTTTCTTGATGCGCGAGATGAATTCGCCGGCGGCTTCGACATCCACTCCGGCGGCCTTGTAGGCGTCCGTACGCTTGGGCATGGGGGGGCGGTTCTCCTGTGTCTGTTGTCGGCAAAGCGCCTGTTCCAAAATATAAGTCCAGGCGACGCGGAGTTCAAGGCATT includes:
- a CDS encoding DUF3108 domain-containing protein, with the translated sequence MSADERRLPVKVRSEVAVGHFTLELTRIENVGPGWNE
- the purM gene encoding phosphoribosylformylglycinamidine cyclo-ligase is translated as MPKRTDAYKAAGVDVEAAGEFISRIKKMVAGTFTKGVVTDIGGFGGLFKLDLNNVENPVLVAGTDGVGTKLKLAFQFDRHDTIGIDLVAMSVNDVLVQGAKPLFFLDYFATSKLDTERAVSVLSGVADGCKQSGCALLGGETAEMPGFYAEGEYDLSGFCVGIVDDRRIVDGSTITIGDRILGLASSGLHSNGYSLARKVFDASGLKPSDPFPGDEARTAAEVLLQPTRIYVQPVLNLLRDLTIKGMVHITGGGFYDNVPRVLPKGVAASFSFGSWPVPPVFRWLKEQGGLDWPTMLQTFNCGVGYMLIVGKDVEEDVRNRLKGMDLEAYVIGEIVKAKSGQEQVVVSFPAESY